Proteins from a single region of Pseudomonas phenolilytica:
- a CDS encoding LysE family translocator — MEDLSFWLLFFSAALALNLSPGPDLLYVLSRTLSGGRRLGLVSSLGVCTGALVHVAAAALGLSAILATSAVAFAVVKYVGAAYLIYLGFQALRSTGGVRIEARAPVSAWRAFRQGVLVDVLNPKAAIFFMAFLPQFVRPDHGAVALQLFVLGVLVVLVAIIVECALVVLATRASQALRSHQAVGRWLDRVMGSLLVGLGVRLGLSEQL; from the coding sequence GCGCTGGCGCTCAATCTGTCGCCGGGGCCGGATTTGCTCTATGTACTGTCGCGCACCCTGTCCGGCGGTCGACGGCTGGGACTGGTCTCGAGCCTCGGCGTCTGTACCGGCGCGCTGGTGCATGTGGCTGCAGCGGCGCTGGGGCTGTCGGCGATTCTGGCCACCTCCGCGGTGGCGTTCGCGGTGGTCAAGTATGTCGGCGCGGCCTATCTGATCTACCTCGGGTTCCAGGCGTTGCGCTCGACCGGCGGCGTGCGGATCGAGGCGCGTGCGCCGGTATCGGCTTGGCGTGCCTTTCGTCAGGGCGTGCTGGTGGATGTGCTCAATCCCAAGGCGGCGATCTTCTTCATGGCGTTCCTGCCGCAGTTCGTCCGTCCCGACCACGGTGCGGTGGCATTGCAGCTCTTCGTCCTCGGCGTGCTGGTGGTGCTGGTGGCGATCATCGTCGAGTGTGCGCTGGTCGTGCTGGCGACGCGCGCGAGTCAGGCGCTGCGCAGCCATCAGGCCGTCGGTCGCTGGCTCGATCGGGTGATGGGCTCGCTGCTGGTTGGCCTGGGGGTGCGCCTCGGGCTGAGCGAACAGCTCTAG
- a CDS encoding VOC family protein → MSRLSKNTTATLIPCLRYRDVPRALDWLCQAFDFERQRVVEDPLAGVIHAQLSFGNGMLMLGPVVDSPYGQLLRQPDQLGGVSTQGIYVVVNSADALYTRAKAAGAQIVIELKDEDYGGRGFTCRDPEGHLWSFGTYDPWADPAAAELANAEGS, encoded by the coding sequence ATGTCACGCCTGAGCAAGAACACCACGGCCACGCTGATCCCCTGCCTGCGCTATCGCGATGTGCCGCGTGCCCTCGACTGGCTGTGCCAGGCGTTCGACTTCGAGCGCCAGCGGGTCGTCGAAGACCCGCTGGCAGGCGTCATCCATGCGCAGCTGAGCTTCGGCAACGGCATGCTGATGCTCGGGCCGGTGGTGGATTCGCCCTACGGCCAACTGCTGCGCCAGCCTGACCAGCTCGGCGGCGTCTCCACCCAGGGCATCTATGTCGTGGTCAACAGCGCCGACGCGCTCTACACCCGAGCCAAGGCGGCGGGGGCGCAGATCGTCATCGAGCTGAAGGATGAAGATTACGGCGGCCGCGGCTTCACCTGCCGTGATCCGGAGGGCCATCTGTGGAGCTTCGGCACCTACGACCCCTGGGCCGATCCGGCTGCTGCCGAGCTGGCGAACGCGGAGGGCAGCTGA
- a CDS encoding aldo/keto reductase — translation MRTLRLQDGRTVPVIGQGTWHMGERPAERAREVAALRLGVELGMTLIDTAEMYGEGGAEEVVGEAIANRRERVFLVSKVYPHNASRRGIPQACERSLRRLGCDYLDLYLLHWRGEYPLAETVEAFEQLKAAGRIRAWGVSNLDLADLQELPDGAACAVNQVLYNPQARGIEFDLLPWCQAHAMPLMAYCPLGQGGPLLRHAALLEVARRHGVQPAQVALAWALRQPGVLVIPKAVEPAHVHVNAAAHDLRLTAEDLALIDAAFAPPRRAQPLQMV, via the coding sequence ATGCGCACGCTGCGTCTGCAAGATGGCCGCACCGTGCCGGTGATCGGTCAGGGTACCTGGCACATGGGCGAGCGCCCTGCCGAGCGAGCGCGCGAAGTGGCGGCGCTGCGCCTGGGCGTCGAGCTGGGCATGACGCTCATCGATACCGCCGAGATGTACGGCGAGGGCGGAGCCGAAGAGGTGGTCGGCGAGGCCATCGCCAACCGCCGCGAGCGGGTCTTTCTGGTCAGCAAGGTCTATCCGCACAACGCCAGCCGGCGTGGCATCCCGCAGGCCTGCGAACGCAGTCTGCGGCGTCTGGGGTGCGATTATCTGGACCTCTACCTGTTGCACTGGCGCGGCGAGTATCCGCTGGCCGAAACCGTCGAGGCCTTCGAGCAGTTGAAGGCCGCCGGGCGGATTCGCGCCTGGGGCGTGTCCAATCTCGATCTGGCCGATCTGCAGGAGCTGCCGGACGGCGCGGCCTGCGCAGTCAATCAGGTGCTCTACAACCCGCAGGCGCGTGGCATCGAATTCGATCTGCTGCCCTGGTGCCAGGCGCACGCCATGCCGCTGATGGCCTACTGTCCGCTCGGTCAGGGCGGCCCGTTGCTGCGCCATGCGGCGTTGCTCGAAGTCGCGCGACGGCATGGCGTGCAGCCCGCCCAGGTGGCGCTCGCCTGGGCGCTGCGTCAGCCCGGTGTGCTGGTGATTCCAAAGGCCGTCGAGCCGGCGCATGTTCACGTCAATGCCGCGGCGCACGATTTGCGCCTGACGGCCGAAGACCTCGCGCTGATCGACGCTGCCTTTGCGCCGCCGCGGCGCGCGCAGCCGCTGCAGATGGTTTAG
- the metR gene encoding transcriptional regulator MetR has protein sequence MLEIRHLKTLHALRETDSLVEAAERLHLTQSALSHQFKELEERLGVQLFVRKTRPVRFTSAGLRLLQLADSLLPQLRSAERDLARLAGGTAGRLHMAIECHSCFQWLMPTIDQFRDAWPEVELDLASGFSFAPLPALARGDLDLVVTSDPIDLPGITYVPLFTYEALLAVANQHPLATRPYVRPEDLATETLITYPVERDRLDIFTRFLEPADVEPAQVRTSELTVMMMQLVASGRGVCCVPNWALHEYSARGYVTAKRLGEKGLFATLFAGIRSDMLDSPFMRDFLLTAKDTSFATLEGVSAAARGR, from the coding sequence ATGCTGGAAATTCGCCACCTGAAGACCCTTCATGCGCTGCGAGAAACCGACAGCCTGGTAGAAGCCGCCGAGCGGCTGCACCTGACCCAATCGGCGCTCTCCCATCAGTTCAAGGAACTTGAGGAGCGCCTCGGCGTGCAGCTGTTCGTGCGCAAGACGCGCCCGGTGCGCTTCACCAGTGCCGGGCTGCGGCTACTGCAACTGGCCGATAGCCTGTTGCCGCAACTGCGCAGCGCCGAGCGCGATCTGGCGCGGCTGGCCGGTGGCACGGCGGGCCGGCTGCACATGGCGATCGAATGCCACAGCTGCTTTCAGTGGCTGATGCCGACCATCGACCAGTTCCGCGACGCCTGGCCGGAGGTCGAGCTGGACCTGGCCTCGGGCTTCTCCTTCGCGCCGCTGCCGGCGCTGGCGCGCGGCGATCTCGATCTGGTCGTCACCTCCGACCCGATCGACCTGCCGGGTATCACCTACGTGCCGCTGTTCACCTACGAGGCGCTGCTCGCCGTGGCCAACCAGCACCCGCTGGCCACCCGCCCCTACGTGCGCCCGGAGGACCTGGCCACGGAAACGCTGATCACCTATCCGGTGGAACGCGACCGCCTGGACATCTTCACCCGTTTCCTCGAACCGGCCGACGTCGAACCGGCGCAGGTGCGCACCTCGGAACTGACGGTGATGATGATGCAGCTGGTGGCGTCCGGCCGTGGCGTGTGCTGCGTGCCGAACTGGGCGCTGCATGAATACAGCGCGCGCGGCTACGTCACCGCCAAGCGGCTGGGCGAGAAGGGTTTGTTCGCCACGCTGTTCGCCGGCATCCGCTCGGACATGCTCGACTCGCCGTTCATGCGCGACTTCCTGCTGACCGCCAAGGACACCTCGTTCGCCACGCTGGAAGGCGTCAGCGCGGCGGCACGCGGCCGTTAA
- the metE gene encoding 5-methyltetrahydropteroyltriglutamate--homocysteine S-methyltransferase: protein MAVAHSLGFPRIGGDRELKKALEAYWKHELDEAGLRQVGRQLRARHWQLQADAGIQLLPVGDFAWYDQVLSHSLMFGVIPSRFRPASGAIGLDTLFAMARGVGPRCCGGDAQAQEMTKWFDTNYHYLVPEFDAQQQFELSWTQLFEEVDEALALGHAVKPVVIGPLSYLWLGKAKGAEFDKLDLLERLLPVYGQVLERLAAQGVEWVQIDEPILALDLPQEWKNAFERAYNVLQRAPLKKLVATYFGGLEDNLGLAAVLPVDGLHIDLVRAPDQYPVILDRLPAYKVLSLGLVDGRNVWRCDLDKALAVLRHAAERLGERLWVAPSCSLLHSPVDLTREDRLDDELKSWLAFAVQKCAEVALLARAVNQPDAAEVQAALAESRAVQQARATSPRIHNPAVRARLVAITPADSRRASPFAERIAKQRAHLQLPAFPTTTIGSFPQTAAIRQARQAHRLGTLGEADYIAAMQAEIRHAVAVQEQLGLDVLVHGEAERNDMVEYFAEQLDGYAFTRFGWVQSYGSRCVKPAIIYGDLSRPRPMTVEWIRYAQQQTGKVMKGMLTGPVTMLMWSFPREDVSREVQARQLALAIRDEVCDLEAAGIRIVQIDEAAFREGLPLRRAQWQGYLDWAVEAFRLCASGVRDETQIHTHMCYSEFNDVIEAIAAMDADVITIETSRSQMELLEAFRAFDYPNEIGPGVYDIHSPRVPNTAEMVELLTKAAERIPAERLWVNPDCGLKTRAWAETEAALVNMVAAARQLRRSHARQPRAVAAVQA from the coding sequence ATGGCCGTAGCGCACTCCCTTGGGTTCCCCCGCATCGGCGGCGACCGCGAACTGAAAAAAGCCCTGGAGGCGTACTGGAAGCACGAACTGGACGAAGCCGGTTTGCGCCAGGTCGGTCGCCAGTTGCGCGCGCGGCATTGGCAGCTGCAGGCCGATGCCGGCATCCAGCTGCTGCCGGTGGGCGATTTCGCCTGGTACGACCAGGTGCTGAGCCATTCGCTGATGTTCGGCGTGATCCCGTCGCGCTTCCGCCCGGCCAGCGGCGCGATCGGCCTGGATACGCTGTTCGCGATGGCGCGCGGTGTCGGCCCGCGCTGCTGCGGCGGCGATGCCCAGGCGCAGGAGATGACCAAGTGGTTCGATACCAACTACCACTACCTGGTGCCGGAGTTCGATGCGCAGCAGCAGTTCGAGCTGAGCTGGACGCAGCTGTTCGAGGAGGTCGACGAGGCGCTGGCGCTGGGCCATGCGGTCAAGCCGGTGGTGATCGGTCCGCTGAGCTACCTGTGGCTGGGCAAGGCCAAGGGCGCGGAGTTCGACAAGCTGGACCTGCTCGAACGCCTGCTGCCGGTCTACGGTCAGGTGCTCGAGCGGCTGGCGGCGCAGGGCGTGGAATGGGTGCAGATCGACGAGCCGATTCTCGCGCTGGACCTGCCGCAGGAGTGGAAGAACGCCTTCGAGCGCGCCTACAACGTGCTGCAGCGTGCGCCGCTGAAGAAGCTGGTAGCGACCTATTTCGGCGGCCTGGAAGACAACCTCGGGCTGGCGGCCGTGCTGCCGGTGGATGGTCTGCACATCGATCTGGTGCGTGCGCCGGACCAGTACCCGGTGATTCTCGACCGGCTGCCGGCATACAAGGTGCTCTCGCTCGGCCTGGTCGACGGACGCAACGTCTGGCGCTGCGATCTGGACAAGGCGCTGGCGGTACTGCGCCACGCCGCCGAACGCCTGGGCGAGCGGCTGTGGGTGGCACCATCCTGCTCGCTGCTGCACAGCCCGGTGGACCTGACACGCGAGGACCGGCTGGATGACGAGCTGAAGAGCTGGCTGGCCTTCGCCGTGCAGAAATGCGCCGAAGTAGCGCTGCTGGCCCGCGCGGTCAATCAGCCGGACGCCGCCGAGGTGCAAGCCGCGCTGGCCGAAAGCCGCGCGGTGCAGCAGGCGCGGGCCACATCGCCGCGCATCCACAACCCGGCGGTGCGCGCGCGGCTGGTCGCCATCACGCCCGCAGACAGCCGCCGCGCATCGCCGTTTGCCGAGCGCATCGCGAAGCAGCGCGCGCATCTGCAGCTGCCGGCGTTTCCGACCACCACCATCGGCTCCTTCCCGCAGACGGCGGCGATCCGTCAGGCGCGTCAGGCCCATCGACTTGGCACACTCGGCGAAGCCGACTACATCGCCGCCATGCAGGCGGAGATTCGGCACGCGGTGGCGGTGCAGGAACAGCTTGGTCTGGACGTGCTGGTGCACGGCGAGGCCGAGCGCAACGACATGGTCGAGTACTTCGCCGAGCAGCTCGATGGCTATGCCTTCACCCGTTTCGGCTGGGTGCAGAGCTACGGTTCGCGTTGCGTGAAGCCGGCGATCATCTACGGCGACCTGAGCCGTCCGCGACCGATGACGGTGGAGTGGATCCGCTATGCCCAGCAGCAGACCGGCAAGGTCATGAAGGGCATGCTCACCGGCCCGGTGACCATGCTGATGTGGTCCTTCCCGCGCGAGGATGTGAGCCGCGAGGTGCAGGCGCGGCAGCTGGCGCTGGCGATCCGCGATGAAGTTTGCGACCTGGAGGCCGCCGGCATCCGCATCGTGCAGATCGACGAGGCGGCGTTCCGCGAGGGGCTGCCGCTGCGCCGCGCGCAGTGGCAGGGCTACCTCGACTGGGCGGTGGAGGCTTTCCGCCTGTGCGCCAGCGGCGTGCGCGATGAGACGCAGATCCATACGCACATGTGCTACAGCGAGTTCAACGACGTGATCGAGGCCATCGCGGCGATGGATGCCGACGTCATTACCATCGAGACCTCGCGCTCGCAGATGGAGCTGCTGGAGGCGTTCCGGGCCTTTGACTATCCCAACGAGATCGGCCCGGGCGTCTACGACATTCACTCGCCGCGGGTGCCGAACACCGCGGAAATGGTCGAGCTGCTGACGAAGGCCGCCGAGCGCATCCCCGCCGAGCGCTTGTGGGTCAACCCCGACTGCGGGCTGAAGACCCGCGCTTGGGCGGAGACAGAGGCGGCGCTGGTGAACATGGTGGCTGCCGCGCGGCAGTTGCGCCGCAGCCATGCTCGCCAGCCGCGCGCCGTCGCCGCGGTTCAGGCCTGA
- the glpD gene encoding glycerol-3-phosphate dehydrogenase, whose translation MQHPPLAPVAEIYDLAVVGGGINGVGIAADAAGRGLSVYLCEQGDLAQHTSSASSKLVHGGLRYLEHYELRLVREALAEREVLLNMAPHIVAPLRFILPYRPHLRPAWMIRTGLFLYDHLGRRERLAPSRRLRFGADSPLKTEITQGFEYSDCWVDDARLVVLNAMCAREHGAHIHTRTRCVSARHSKGLWHLHLERGDGSRYSLRARALVNAAGPWVTDFLRESLRQRPAHAIRLVQGSHLIVPRLYDGGHAYILQNDDRRIVFVIPYLEQFSLIGTTDREYRGDPAQVTVTEDEIQYLLAVVNRHFKRQLQAEDIRHRYAGVRPLCDDESSDPSAITRDYTLVLNAEGHEPPLLSVFGGKLTTYRKLAEAALAELAPWFARMKPAWTHDARLPGGEDMSTPRDLTEALCTGAPWLPEALARRWAHSYGSRSWRLLHGLHVLADLGEHFGSGLYAREVDYLIAVEWALSVEDILWRRSKLGLFLDAQGRARLDDYLQRQTPERLPLFAAPDAATLRQA comes from the coding sequence ATGCAGCATCCTCCCCTCGCGCCTGTCGCCGAAATCTACGATCTGGCCGTGGTCGGCGGCGGTATCAACGGTGTCGGCATCGCTGCGGATGCCGCCGGGCGCGGCCTGTCGGTCTACCTCTGCGAGCAGGGCGACCTGGCGCAGCACACCTCGTCAGCCAGCAGCAAACTGGTGCACGGCGGCCTGCGCTATCTGGAGCATTACGAACTGCGCCTGGTGCGCGAGGCCCTGGCCGAACGCGAAGTGCTGCTGAACATGGCGCCGCACATCGTCGCGCCGCTGCGCTTCATCCTGCCGTACCGCCCGCATCTGCGCCCGGCCTGGATGATCCGCACCGGCCTGTTCCTCTATGACCATCTGGGTCGACGCGAACGCCTGGCACCCTCGCGTCGCCTGCGGTTCGGCGCGGACAGCCCGCTCAAGACCGAGATCACCCAGGGCTTCGAATATTCGGACTGCTGGGTCGACGATGCTCGCTTGGTGGTGCTCAACGCCATGTGCGCCCGCGAGCACGGCGCGCACATCCACACCCGCACCCGCTGCGTCAGCGCGCGACACAGCAAGGGCCTGTGGCATCTGCATCTGGAACGGGGCGACGGCAGCCGCTACTCGCTGCGCGCCCGTGCGCTGGTGAATGCCGCCGGGCCGTGGGTAACCGATTTCCTGCGCGAATCGCTTCGCCAGCGCCCCGCGCACGCCATCCGCCTGGTCCAGGGCAGCCACCTGATCGTGCCCAGGCTCTACGACGGCGGGCACGCCTACATCCTGCAGAACGACGACCGCCGCATCGTCTTCGTGATCCCCTACCTGGAGCAGTTCAGCCTGATCGGCACCACCGATCGCGAATACCGCGGCGATCCGGCCCAGGTGACGGTCACCGAAGACGAAATCCAGTACTTGTTGGCGGTGGTCAACCGCCACTTCAAGCGGCAGCTGCAGGCCGAGGACATTCGCCACCGCTACGCCGGCGTGCGCCCGCTGTGCGACGACGAATCCTCCGATCCGTCGGCGATCACCCGCGACTACACGCTGGTGCTGAATGCCGAGGGCCACGAGCCGCCCCTGCTGTCAGTGTTCGGCGGCAAGCTGACCACCTATCGCAAGCTTGCCGAAGCCGCACTGGCCGAACTCGCCCCCTGGTTCGCACGGATGAAACCGGCCTGGACCCACGACGCACGCCTGCCCGGCGGCGAGGACATGAGCACCCCGCGCGACCTCACCGAGGCGCTGTGCACCGGCGCGCCCTGGCTGCCCGAGGCGCTGGCGCGGCGCTGGGCACACAGCTACGGCAGCCGCAGCTGGAGGCTGCTGCACGGTTTGCACGTCCTGGCCGATCTCGGCGAACACTTCGGCAGCGGGCTGTATGCCCGCGAGGTGGATTATCTGATCGCCGTGGAATGGGCACTGAGCGTCGAGGACATTCTCTGGCGGCGCAGCAAGCTCGGCCTGTTCCTCGATGCCCAAGGCCGGGCACGTCTGGACGACTACCTGCAACGGCAGACACCCGAACGCCTGCCGCTGTTCGCCGCCCCCGACGCCGCTACGCTGCGTCAGGCCTGA
- the ybaK gene encoding Cys-tRNA(Pro) deacylase, giving the protein MTPAIDLLKKARVEHRVHSYEHDPKTASYGLEAAEKLGLDPARVFKTLLACSEKNELLVAVVPVAGTLDLKALAQAAGVKKVEMADPQVAQRTTGYLLGGISPLGQKKRLRTFIDSSAQAQPSIHVSAGRRGLEVELAPALLAEQTRAVFAPIGRG; this is encoded by the coding sequence ATGACACCTGCCATCGATCTGCTGAAAAAAGCGCGCGTCGAACATCGCGTGCATAGCTACGAACACGACCCGAAGACGGCCTCCTATGGGCTAGAGGCCGCCGAAAAGCTCGGCCTCGATCCGGCGCGGGTATTCAAGACGCTGCTCGCCTGCAGCGAGAAGAACGAGTTGCTGGTGGCGGTGGTGCCGGTGGCCGGCACGCTCGACCTCAAGGCGCTGGCACAGGCGGCCGGCGTGAAGAAGGTGGAGATGGCCGATCCGCAGGTGGCGCAACGCACCACCGGCTATCTGCTCGGTGGCATCAGCCCGTTGGGGCAGAAGAAGCGCCTGCGTACCTTCATCGACAGTTCGGCACAGGCGCAGCCGAGCATCCATGTCAGTGCCGGTCGGCGCGGGCTGGAAGTCGAGCTGGCGCCCGCGCTGCTGGCCGAACAGACCCGCGCGGTCTTCGCGCCGATCGGTCGCGGCTGA
- the mltF gene encoding membrane-bound lytic murein transglycosylase MltF encodes MFSQTAFRKRCACWLLATGVLLMLGSCAEKPNELERIQEEGVLRVITRNSPATYFQDRNGEAGFEYELVKRFATELGVELEIETADNIDEIFTRLNRPGGPALAAAGMVASEGRQALARFTHSYLDVTTQVVYRNGQRRPRKPEDLVGKRILVLKGSSQAEKLAALQRELPELRYEESAAVEVVDLLRMVDEGQIDLTLVESNELSMNQVYFTNIRTGFDLGEQNSLSWILAKGEDDSLLQAANQFLDQAQTNGTLQRLRERYYGHVDVLGYVGAYAFAKHLQQRLPRYEKTFRETAKEHGIDWRLLAAIGYQESHWQPDATSKTGVRGLMMLTLNTANAMGVTNRLDPKQSIRGGGKYLVQVRDSLPESIEEPDRTWFALAAYNVGGGHLEDARKLAEAEGLNPNKWLDVKRMLPRLAQKQWYSKTRYGYARGGEPVHFVANIRRYYDILTWVTQPQLEGQKLVQGNLHVPGIYATEIEENLPPL; translated from the coding sequence ATGTTTTCTCAAACTGCGTTCCGCAAGCGCTGCGCCTGCTGGCTGTTGGCGACCGGAGTCCTCCTGATGCTCGGCAGTTGCGCTGAAAAGCCCAACGAGCTCGAACGGATACAGGAGGAAGGCGTGCTGCGCGTGATCACCCGCAACAGCCCCGCCACCTATTTCCAGGACCGCAACGGCGAAGCCGGCTTCGAGTATGAGCTGGTCAAGCGCTTCGCCACCGAGCTGGGCGTCGAGCTGGAAATCGAAACCGCCGACAACATCGACGAAATCTTCACCCGCCTCAATCGCCCCGGCGGTCCGGCGCTGGCCGCTGCCGGAATGGTCGCCAGCGAAGGTCGCCAGGCGCTGGCGCGCTTCACCCATTCCTACCTGGATGTCACCACCCAGGTGGTCTACCGCAACGGCCAGCGCCGTCCGCGCAAACCCGAGGACCTGGTCGGCAAACGCATTCTGGTACTCAAGGGCAGCAGCCAGGCGGAAAAGCTCGCCGCCCTGCAGCGCGAACTGCCGGAGCTGCGCTACGAAGAATCCGCCGCGGTGGAGGTGGTCGACCTGCTGCGCATGGTCGACGAGGGACAGATCGACCTGACCCTGGTCGAGTCCAACGAGCTGTCGATGAACCAGGTGTATTTCACCAACATCCGCACCGGTTTCGACCTCGGCGAGCAGAACAGCCTGTCGTGGATTCTCGCCAAGGGCGAAGACGACAGCCTGCTGCAGGCCGCCAACCAGTTTCTCGATCAGGCACAGACGAACGGCACGCTGCAGCGCCTGCGCGAACGCTACTACGGGCATGTCGACGTGCTCGGCTACGTCGGCGCCTATGCCTTCGCCAAGCACCTGCAGCAGCGCCTGCCGCGCTACGAGAAGACCTTCCGCGAGACCGCCAAGGAGCATGGCATCGACTGGCGGCTGCTCGCGGCGATCGGCTATCAGGAGTCACACTGGCAACCCGATGCGACCTCCAAGACCGGGGTGCGCGGGCTGATGATGCTCACGCTCAACACCGCCAACGCGATGGGCGTGACCAACCGCCTGGACCCGAAACAAAGCATTCGCGGCGGCGGCAAGTACCTGGTGCAGGTGCGCGACAGTCTGCCCGAGAGCATCGAGGAGCCGGACCGCACCTGGTTCGCGCTGGCCGCCTACAACGTCGGCGGAGGCCATCTGGAGGACGCGCGCAAGCTCGCCGAGGCCGAAGGCCTGAACCCGAACAAGTGGCTGGACGTGAAGCGGATGCTGCCGCGCCTGGCGCAGAAGCAGTGGTACAGCAAGACGCGCTACGGCTATGCGCGTGGCGGCGAACCCGTGCATTTCGTCGCCAACATCCGCCGCTACTACGACATTCTCACCTGGGTGACCCAGCCGCAGCTCGAGGGGCAGAAACTGGTACAGGGCAATCTGCACGTGCCCGGCATCTACGCCACCGAAATCGAAGAGAACCTGCCGCCGCTGTGA
- a CDS encoding GIY-YIG nuclease family protein, with protein MTVADSKPWYVYLVRAANGALYCGISDDAQRRFAEHQRGRGARFFHSSPAMALVYVEACADKGAALRREIAIKRLSKSAKERLVTETPAS; from the coding sequence ATGACCGTCGCCGATTCAAAGCCTTGGTATGTCTATCTGGTGCGTGCCGCCAATGGCGCGCTGTACTGCGGCATCAGCGACGACGCTCAGCGGCGCTTCGCCGAGCATCAGCGGGGGCGCGGCGCGCGCTTCTTCCATTCCAGCCCGGCGATGGCGCTGGTGTATGTCGAGGCCTGTGCTGACAAGGGCGCGGCGCTGCGGCGCGAAATCGCCATCAAGCGCCTGAGCAAGAGCGCCAAGGAGCGGTTGGTGACCGAAACCCCGGCGTCGTGA
- a CDS encoding glutathione S-transferase family protein, which produces MHELILHHYPTSPFAEKARLLLGFKQLSWRSVLIPPVMPKPDLTALTGGYRRTPVLQVGADVYCDTALIARRLEAEKATPELFPEGQEFNVAVLAAWADSVLFLTAVSLVFQPESMALRFANVPKEFVETFGKDRAQLFSNGSVSRVSLAQAKNDWPTYMARLQQQLARSEGEFLFGAAPSLADFAVAHCLWFLRATPVTAPLVDDYPDVRAWLGKVLGVGHGSFSELPAEHALQIAREATPAALPDEPFAEPNGFAQGQRVVIRAVDYGSDPVEGELLFAGSEELILRREDARAGVVHVHFPRLGYRIEAC; this is translated from the coding sequence ATGCACGAGCTGATCCTGCACCACTATCCCACCTCGCCCTTTGCCGAGAAGGCGCGTCTGCTGCTGGGCTTCAAACAGCTGTCGTGGCGCTCGGTGCTGATTCCGCCGGTGATGCCCAAGCCCGATCTGACTGCGCTGACCGGCGGCTACCGGCGCACGCCGGTGCTGCAGGTCGGTGCCGACGTGTACTGCGACACCGCGTTGATCGCCCGGCGCCTGGAGGCTGAGAAGGCTACGCCTGAGCTGTTTCCCGAGGGCCAGGAGTTCAACGTCGCGGTGCTCGCCGCATGGGCTGATTCGGTGCTGTTCCTTACTGCGGTGAGCCTGGTGTTCCAGCCGGAGTCGATGGCGTTGCGCTTTGCCAATGTGCCCAAGGAATTCGTCGAGACCTTCGGCAAGGATCGTGCGCAGCTGTTCAGCAACGGCAGCGTCAGCCGCGTTTCGCTGGCGCAGGCGAAGAACGACTGGCCGACCTACATGGCGCGGCTGCAGCAGCAGCTGGCGCGCAGCGAGGGTGAGTTCCTGTTCGGTGCCGCGCCGTCGCTGGCCGATTTTGCCGTGGCGCACTGCCTGTGGTTCCTGCGGGCGACGCCGGTGACCGCGCCGCTGGTGGACGATTACCCGGATGTCCGCGCTTGGTTGGGCAAGGTGCTGGGCGTCGGGCATGGCTCGTTCAGCGAGCTGCCGGCCGAGCACGCATTGCAGATCGCCCGCGAGGCGACGCCGGCGGCCTTGCCGGATGAGCCGTTCGCCGAGCCGAACGGCTTCGCCCAGGGGCAGCGCGTGGTGATCCGTGCGGTGGATTACGGCAGCGATCCGGTGGAGGGCGAGCTGCTGTTCGCCGGCAGCGAGGAACTGATCCTGCGCCGCGAAGACGCGCGCGCAGGTGTGGTCCACGTGCATTTCCCGCGCCTGGGTTACCGCATCGAAGCCTGCTAA